From Camelina sativa cultivar DH55 chromosome 20, Cs, whole genome shotgun sequence, the proteins below share one genomic window:
- the LOC104770154 gene encoding apyrase 2-like, with amino-acid sequence MTAKRGGIGRHESIADKIQRHRGLVLVISVPIVLIALVLLLMPGRSTSDSVVEEYNVLNRKGGPNSRGPKNYAVIFDAGSSGSRVHVYCFDQNLDLIPLGNELELFLQLKPGLSAYPTDPRQAANSLVSLLDKAEASVPRELRPKTPVRVGATAGLRTLGHEASENILQAVRELLRDRSMLKTEANAVTVLDGTQEGSYQWVTINYLLRNLGKPYSDTVGVVDLGGGSVQMAYAISEEDAASAPKPLEGEDSYVREMYLKGRKYFLYVHSYLHYGLLAARAEILKVSDDSENPCIVTGYDGKYKYGGKEFKGTASPSGASLDECRRITINALKVNDTLCTHMKCTFGGVWNGGRGGGQKNMFVASFFFDRAAEAGFVDPKQPVATVRPKDFEKAAKKACSMNLEEGKSKFPLVEEDNLPYLCMDLVYQYTLLIDGFGLEPSQTITLVKKVKYGEHAVEAAWPLGSAIEAVSSL; translated from the exons ATGACGGCGAAGCGTGGTGGGATTGGGCGGCACGAATCTATCGCTGACAAGATCCAGCGCCACCGTGGTCTTGTGCTTGTGATTTCGGTTCCCATTGTGTTGATCGCTCTTGTTCTTCTGCTAATGCCTGGGAGATCGACTTCTGATTCCGTCGTTGAGGAGTACAATGTGCTTAATCGCAAGGGAGGTCCTAATTCGAGAGGTCCGAAGAATTACGCTGTGATTTTTGATGCTGGGAGTTCTGGTAGCCGTGTACATGTTTACTGTTTTGATCAGAACTTGGATCTTATCCCTCTCGGCAATGAACTTGAGCTCTTTCTACAG CTAAAACCAGGGTTGAGTGCATATCCTACTGATCCCCGGCAAGCAGCAAACTCTTTGGTGTCTCTTCTTGACAAAGCAGAAGCTTCTGTTCCTCGCGAGTTGCGTCCAAAGACACCTGTCCGAGTTGGA GCAACGGCAGGTTTGAGGACGCTGGGTCATGAAGCATCTGAGAACATTTTGCAAGCG GTTAGGGAACTCTTGAGAGATAGAAGCATGCTGAAAACTGAGGCAAATGCTGTTACTGTACTCGATGGTACTCAGGAAGGTTCTTATCAGTGG GTGACAATTAACTACTTGCTAAGGAACTTAGGAAAACCATACTCAGATACGGTTGGAGTGGTTGATCTTGGAGGGGGGTCTGTTCAAATGGCATATGCTATATCTGAGGAAGATGCTGCAAGTGCACCAAAACCATTAGAAGGAGAGGATTCATATGTCAGGGAAATGTACCTTAAGGGGCGGAAGTATTTCCTCTATGTTCACAG TTACCTACATTACGGATTACTGGCTGCCCGAGCAGAGATTTTGAAAGTTTCTGACGATTCGGAGAACCCCTGCATCGTGACAGGCTATGATG GTAAGTACAAGTATGGAGGAAAAGAATTTAAAGGCACTGCTTCACCATCTGGTGCGAGTCTTGATGAATGCCGAAGGATAACCATCAACGCACTAAAAGTGAATGATACATTGTGTACCCACATGAAATGCACATTCGGTGGAGTTTGGAATGGTGGTCGAGGTGGTGGCCAAAAGAATATGTTTGTTGCTTCATTTTTCTTTGACCGTGCTGCTGAG GCTGGATTTGTTGACCCAAAGCAACCGGTTGCTACAGTTCGTCCCAAGGACTTTGAGAAAGCAGCAAAGAAAGCTTGTAGTATGAATCTGGAAGAGGGAAAATCAAAGTTCCCGCTTGTGGAGGAAGATAATTTGCCTTACTTGTGCATGGATCTTGTTTACCAATACACTCTGCTCATTGATGGATTCG GATTGGAGCCATCGCAGACAATAACATTAGTGAAAAAGGTAAAATACGGAGAACACGCCGTGGAAGCCGCGTGGCCATTAGGTAGCGCCATCGAGGCCGTATCCTCACTGTGA
- the LOC104770155 gene encoding probable aquaporin SIP1-2 produces the protein MSAVKSALGDMVITFLWVILSATFGIQTAAIVSAAGFHGITWAPLVISTLVVFVSISIFTVIGDVLGGASFNPCGNAAFYTAGVSRDSLFSLAIRSPAQAVGAAGGAITIMEMIPEKYRTMIGGKPSYQDDAHIGAIAEVILSFSVTFLVLLIILRGPRKLLAKTFLLALATVSVFVVGSNFTRPFMNPAIAFGWAYIYKSHNTWDHFYVHWVSSFTGAILSAMLFRILFPPPSLVQKKQKKA, from the exons ATGAGTGCGGTCAAGTCGGCGTTAGGCGATATGGTGATAACCTTTTTGTGGGTTATTCTCTCGGCGACGTTTGGGATACAGACGGCGGCGATTGTTTCCGCAGCCGGGTTTCATGGTATCACTTGGGCACCTCTGGTGATCTCAACGTTGGTTGTTTTCGTCTCCATCTCGATTTTTACTGTTATCGGAGACGTTCTTGGTGGCGCTAGCTTCAATCCTTGtggaaacgctgcgttttataCCGCCGGCGTTTCTCGagattctctcttctccttgGCCATTAGATCTCCTGCTCAG GCAGTTGGTGCGGCAGGAGGTGCGATAACGATCATGGAGATGATACCTGAAAAGTATAGGACTATGATTGGAGGAAAGCCTTCGTATCAAGATGATGCACACATTGGAGCTATCGCCGAAGTGATTCTAAGTTTCAGTGTTACATTCTTGGTGTTACTAATAATCCTAAGAGGTCCACGAAAACTGCTCGCTAAAACTTTCTTGCTCGCTCTCGCTACCGTATCAGTGTTTGTCGTAGGATCTAACTTCACTAGACCATTCATGAATCCTGCCATT GCATTTGGATGGgcatatatatacaagtctCACAATACATGGGACCATTTCTATGTGCATTGGGTTAGCTCCTTCACGGGAGCTATATTATCTGCGATGCTATTCCGAATTCTATTTCCGCCGCCAAGTCTGGTccagaagaaacagaagaaagcCTGA